GCATTTCCGCGGCCTACAAGATCTTGACCGCGGTCGAAAGCCTGTCGGGATCGAACGCGGCACAGTAGAAAGCGGCTGAAGGATTAGTCTGCTTCGACAAACGGCCGGCCCTCGGAAAAGCATCAAGGCCGGCCTGATCATTTTATGGATTGCCAGAAGACCGTCGCGAGACAGCATCTGCCTTGGAGGCCTCTGCCCCGTTGAAGAATTCCTGCAGGAGGCGGGTAATGCGCTCTGGCGATGTACCCTTTACATATTCTTCCTGCATCCGGCGTCTGACCAACATTTCTAAGACTGACATGTCTTTCACCTCATATATCCGGCGCAAGCAAAATATCCCTCTCAGCGGCGTGGGAGGCAAGTTACAGTTTTTTCATGATTTTATCGGCTCCCCGGCAAAGCGCCCACCTTCCGCTACCGCTCCCTGACCGGCGGCAGGTTTGACCGAAGCGTGACCGATCTGCCACTTGCCAAATGTCGGCGCATCGTAGAATTGAAAGCGGCCAATCGGTCGGTTGTTTGCGCTTCCTTAACTTCCGTGCTTTAGCGGGCCACACCCCGACCTTTGGATGATGTCGCCTGCAAGGAATGAATAATGCCCATAAAGAAAAGCTCTGCCTCTGACGTTTTCCAGCGCAAGATTTCGGATTTCTGCGATATGCGGCTCAAGCCGCTGCTTCAGCCGCGTAGCTTCGAGAATATCAAAGGCTTCATGATTGGCCTGATCGTTTTCCAGTCGCGCCCTCCTCTTCGGGCAGGCCGCGTCGACTGGCAGGAAATCGCCTCTCTCTGCGGCATGGACGAGGAAATGAGCCCAGAACTGAAGCGCGCGGCCCAACCCGGCTTCGACGCTATTCTTCGCTGGCTTGGGGCAGCGAAAACCAGCACGGCACGGAAGTTGCCCGTCGCCGCGAAGCGCCCTCTGCGGGTTCCCGCCAAGCCTATTTCCGCTCAGCCTTTGCGTCGTCTGGCCTCCTAAAGTGAACTGCGTACCGGCCGCCCATGGCCGGTACGTCCTTTATCTGCCTCGGCAGAACGCAAAACCCACACAGCATCGAATGCCGATCCAATCGGCAAGGCCGGCTGCTAGGACGCGGCGCTATCCTCGTCCGTGACCGGCTTTTGTTGCGGCGCGACAACTGATCGACGCCGGCCGGATGCTGTGAAGATCGGCGAACCGGGCATCGATAGCTGGGTGAGACCATGGATGCTTATCAATGCGGATACAGCTTCAGGCAGCAATTGACCATTAATTCTATAGAGAAAGGAATGAAGACGCGACGGCATCCTTAAAAACGAAATGGCTTTTCTCGAACCCCCGCTTCGAATGCGGCATCGTGGCGCCGAATGAAATCGGAGCCTGCCCATGAACGCGCAATTGCACCATATCAACGCCAAGCACCCCGAGGCCGCCTTGCTGGAGACTGAGCAACAGGCGCTGGCCGTCGCGCAGGAACTGGCTCAACGTTTTGCCGCCACAGCCTCGGAGCGCGACAGCGAGAGGTTGCTCCCCTTTGCGGAAATGGACGCACTGGCACTATCCGGCCTGCTGGCGATCACCGTCCCCGAGGAATATGGCGGCCTTGACGTTTCGAATGCCACGCTCGCGGAGATCACCGCGATCCTCGCTCAAGCCGACGGCTCGATCGGGCAGATACCGCAGAATCATTTCTACATCCTCGAAGCCCTGCGCATCGACGGCTCTGAAGATCAGAAGCGCTATTTCTTCGGTCGCGCATTAGCCGGCGATCGCTTCGGCAACGCCCTCTCCGAGCGCGGCACGAAAACGGTTGGGCACTATGAGACCCGCATCACCCGGGATGGTCCCGGCTATCGCATCAACGGCCGCAAGTTCTATTCAACCGGCGTTCTCTTTGCCGATTGGGTCACCGTCTTCGCGCTGGATGAAGCCGACAAGCTGGTCATGGCTTTCGTGCCGAAGGGCACGGAAGGCATCGAAATCATCGACGATTGGGATGGCTTTGGGCAGCGCACCACAGGCAGCGGCACCACGGTTCTGGACAATGTCTATGTGAATGCCGATCATGTGGTCCTTCATCACAAGGGTTTCGAACGGCCAACGACGATCGGGGCGGTCGGACAGATCATCCATGCCGGCGTCGATCTCGGCATTGCCCGGGCCGCCTTTGCCGAAACGCTTGACTTCGTGCAGACCAGATCGCGCCCCTGGACGGATAGCGGCGTCGAGCGCGCAAGCGACGATCCGCTGACGATCGCCAAGGTCGGCCAGATCGCCATCCGGCTCGAAGCTGCAACCGCGACCATCGAGCGCGCCGGCCGCAAGGTCGATGCCGCGCAGGTCGAGACGACCGAAAAGAGAGTGGTCGAGGCGACGCTGGCCGTCGCTGCCGCCAAGGTACTGACGACGGAAATCGCCATCGAGGCGACGAATACGCTGTTCGAGCTTGCTGGAACGGCATCGGTCAAGCTCGACCTCAATCTTGACCGGCACTGGCGCAATGCCCGTACGCATACGCTCCATGATCCCGTTCGCTGGAAATATCACGTCGTCGGCAACTACCATCTCAACGACGTCATTCCGCCGAAGAACGGCGCGCTCTGATAAAAGCACAAGCAAAAGCCCCGTTGCAGATGTTAGGACGGGGCTTTTTCCGTTCGATGACATCGGATCAGCTGTAAAGGCTGACCTCGGGAATCCGATCGTTCAGCACGAATTCACCGACTTCCTTGGCCTTGTAGAAGACCGGATCGTGCAAGGTATGGGTCCGAACATTGCGCCAGTAACGGTCGAAACGATATTTCTCCGCGGTCGAACGCGCGCCGGTCAACTCGAAGACGCGTGAGGTGATATCAAGCGAAACGTGGGTCGCATGCACCTTCGCCGCATAGGCTTCGGCCGCCGCCTCGCCGCGCTCCCGCGCCGTCGCCTTATACCCCTTGGCTAGAGCTTCCTGGACCGCTGCCGCGGCACTGTCGGCCAACGCTGCGGAGGCCTTGAGCGCAGCGGTGAATTCGCCGACACGCTCGAGAATATAGGGATCGTCCGATGCACGCTCAACGCCGGAGGTGATCCAGGGCCGCGTCGTGGTGCGGACATAATCGACCGCCTCGCGCAATGCGCCCTCGGCCGTGCCGAGATAGAAATTCACGAAAACAAGCTGAATGAGCGGGGTGTTGAATGTCGCCAGCACCGGGGCTTCGCCGCCCAACGATGCCGCCCTGTCCAGATCCTCCTCGTACACGGGAAAATCGTGGAATTCGACGCTGCCGCTGTCGGAGAGACGCTGGCCGAAATTGTCCCAGTCATCATTGGCCTTGTAACCGGCCCGGTTGGTCGGAACGGCAAAGCCGACGATCCTGTCATCGAGCGCGGCGTTGGCATTGATATAGTCGGACACGCGAGCGGCCGTGGAGAAGGACTTGCGGCCGTTCAGGACATAGCCGTTGCCGCGGCGCGTCAGCACAAGGCCCGGATCGCGCGGATTGACGGCGGCACCCCAATAGAGGCTGTTGGCAACCGTCTTTCCACCGAGCTCCTGCGCACGCGCCTCGTCGAAGGCCCAGTAGACATATTGGCTGTTGACGTAGTGATAGCCGAGAAGCTGACCGATGGAGCTTTCACCGCGCGCAAGAATGCGCACCAGCCGCAATCCATCCACCCAGTCGAGACCACCGCCGCCGATCTGCTGCGCGTACAGGGCGTTCAGCAGCCCCGCATTCTTCAGCTTGACGATTTCGCCGAGCGGCGGCCGTCCCTCACGGTCTAGTTCTGCGGCACGCTTCGAAAGATCGGCGGCAATCTCTTCCGCTCGGGCAAAGAGGTCCTCGCGCGTGGCGTTCCGATTGCTCGCAAAGACGACGTTGGACTGGCTCATGATGTGAACTCCGGTTCAGTGACGTAAACCGGTGGGATCACAAGATCCCGCCGGCAGATCGAAGTCGGCAGCTTAGAAAAGCTTGTCCGGTATCCAGCTCGCGGTCACCGCGTCGCTTGTGCTGAAGGCGGGAACTTTCTGCGCCAGTTCCTCGATCGTCCTGACGCCGGCCGCGCGAAGCCCTTCCTGAGTCAGCAGCGTCGGCTTGACGGTGATCTGATGCGGAACCTCCTGCCCCGCCACCTGCAAAGCCGCGGCACGGATGGAGATGGCGCCGACCACGGCCGGATTGGTCGCCACCGTTGCGACCCATGGGCTGCCAGGCTCGGTGATCTCCTGAATGTCGGCGGTCGACACATCAGCCGAATAGATCTTCAGCTTGTCCGTGATGCCGAGATCCGTGGCGGCAAGCTTCACGCCGCGTGCGAATTCGTCATAAGGAGCGAAGACAACGGTGATATCGGGATTGGCCGTCAGCACCGCCTTTGCCTGATCGGCGGTCGAGGTCGCCGTCGTATCGCTGACATTGCCGAAGCGGGCCTTTTCGACGACACCCGCATTCTGTTTCTTGAACGTGTCCCAGACCTCGTTGCGGCGATCGAGCGGTGCGAAGCCGGCAACATAGACATAGCCTGCCTTGAAGCTGGCGCCATTATCCTTGACGACCTGCTTCAGAGCGAGATCGGCAAGTTCGTGGTCGCTCTGTTCGACCTGCGGGATCTTCGGATTGTTGAGATTGACATCGAAGGCGACGACCTTGATGCCCTTGTCGAGCGCCTGCTGCACGACATCACCGAGCGATTCCGGCAAGCCATGGTCGATGACGATAGCGGAGACGCCGAGATTGATCGCCTGGAGGATCTGCTCGCGCTGGGCAGCGGCATCCTGACGGCCCGGAAAAACGCGCAGGTCGATATCGAGCGCCTTCGCCTGTGCTTCAGCACCGGCTTGATAGGCCTGGAAGAAGTCGCCGGCGGAGATATAGCTGACCAGAGCAACCTTCACGCCGCCTTTGTCGAAGGGCGCGGGCGCGCCATTAACCCCGGCGGCCAGTGCCGCCTGCGTCAGAAGAAGAGGGGCAACGGCCGACAGGGTAAGCCGTGTGATAAATTTCATCGTCGCGATCCTCACGATCAACCGAAAGCGTCGTCTGACGGAACGATGACCCTGCGACGCGTGCAATTATTAGATATAATATCTATCTTTTTAGTAGATTAAATCGTCCGATTTTGCCTGCCTTCGGAGATTCTTTGTTCGTCGAGAGAAGGCTTGACGGCAAGGGCTTGCCTGGGAGATCGAGCGAACCCGCCGCACAATCCGAGATATGAGGTGGCAGTGGTTGCCATAAACCGCCACCTCGAAATACGAGCATAACGCCGTCGGTCGTCGCAGGCTTGGCGGAAACCCGATCTGTACATTGGAAAGGCGGATCACGGAAATTTCCCTAGCCGCTCCAGTTTTGGAAAAACGTTTCTCCCCTAAGTCATTTAAATCTACCTATTTTATATTCTATTGGCATTTATTGAATTGCTGGAGAGGTGCTTTCATGACCAAGGGACAAACGACCGGCCTCGGACGTCGGGATATTTTGAAATGGACGGCAGTTGCCGGGACCGCGCTCGCGGCTTCGAGCATCCTGTCGAAAACTGCTGCCGCCGACGACGCATTGTCGTTGAAAGGCAAGCGCATCGCCATCAGCGCGACCGGTACCGACCACTATTTCGACCTGCAGGCCTACAACGCGCAAATCGACGAGGTGAAGCGGCTCGGCGGCACGCCGATCGCCGTCGATGCCGGCCGCAATGACGGCAAGCTGGTGTCCCAACTGCAGACGCTGATCGCGCAGAAGCCGGACGCGATCGTCCAGATCCTCGGCACATTGAGCGTCATCGATCCCTGGCTGAAAAAGGCCCGCGACGCCGGAATTCCCGTTTTGACCGTCGACGTCGGCTCGACCAACTCGCTGAATAACACCACGTCGGACAATTGGGGCATCGGCAAGGACCTGGCGCTGCAGCTCGTCTCTGACATCGGCGGCGAAGGCAATATCGTCGTCTTCAACGGCTTTTACGGCGTGACGCCCTGCGCGATCCGCTATGACCAGCTCGTCAACGTCGTCAAATACTTCCCGAAGGTGAAGATCATTCAGCCGGAGCTTCGAGACGTCATCCCGAACACGGTTCAGGACGCCTTTACCCAGATCACCGCGATCCTCAACAAATATCCGGAGAAGGGTTCGATCAAGGCGATCTGGTCGGCCTGGGACATTCCGCAGCTGGGGGCCACGCAGGCTCTCGCCGCCGCCGGCCGCACCGAGATCCGCACATACGGCGTCGACGGTAGCCCGGAAGTGCTGCAGCTTGTTGCCGACCCCAATTCGCCCGCAGGCGCCGATGCAGCCCAGCAGCCGGCGGAAATCGGCCGCACCGCAATCCGCAATGTCGCCAAGCTGCTGTCGGGACAGACGCTGCCGCGCGAGACCTACGTGCCCGCGCTGCTCGCAAACAAGCGCAATGTCGCCGACGTGATCAAGACGCTCGGTATCGGTTGATCTGCAAACAGGCGATGCGGATCGCGCCGCATCGCCCACACGGCAAAAGGGCCTCTTTCATGACCACAGCCGAGCAGGCGACCACGGTAGACAATACACAGCATATCCTGCGTTTCGATAGCATCGTTAAGCGCTTCGGCGGCGCGCAGGCGCTGGCCGGCGCATCGCTTGTCATCAGGCGCGGCACCGTGCACGGACTTGTCGGGCAGAACGGCGCCGGCAAATCCACGCTGATCAAGCTCCTGGCCGGCCTGCACACCCAGGACGAGGGCCGCATCGAGATCGAGGGCCGGGTCTATGATCGCCTGACGCCGCATCTGTGCGAAGGACTCGGCATTCACTTCATCCACCAGGATCGGCTGCTGGTCCCGACCTTTACCGTCGGAGAATCGCTTTTTCTCGGGCGGGAAATTCGGCTCGGCAAGACGCCTTTCCTGGATCGCAGCACCATGCAACGCCGCGCCGACGAGCTGCTCGCCAATTATTTCGGCGTCGACCTGCCGAAGAATGCGCTCATCAGCGAGCTTTCGACCGCGGAGCGGCAAATCGTCCAGATCACTCGCGCGCTGCTGCATAAGCCGAAAATCCTCGTCTTTGACGAGCCGACTGCGGCGCTGGTGCGGCAGGAGGCAGAGATCCTGTTCCGCCTCATCCGACGTCTGCGCAGCGAAGGCGTGACCATTGTCTACATCTCGCATTATCTCAACGAAATCGAGGCCTTGTGCGACGATGTTACCGTTCTGCGCAACGGTGTCGACGTCGCTTGTCTGACAAAGGGCGGAATCTCGGCCGGTCGGATCGCCAGTCTGATGATCGAGCGCGATATTGCCGACATGTTTCCCAAACGGAAAATCGAACTGGGCAAGGAAATCGTCAAGGTCAAAAACCTCTCGGCAACGGGCCGGTTCCATGACGTCAGCCTCTCGCTGCATCGCGGCGAAATCCTCGGCATTACGGGGCTGCTCGGCTCGGGAGCAAAGGATCTCGTGCGGACCCTGTTCGGGCTGCAGACGGCGACGAGCGGAACGATCGATATCGATGCGCGCGGCTTGAAGCCACGCAATCCGGTTGAAGCCGTCGATCGCCAGATAGCGCTGGTGCCGGAGGATCGGCGCGGCCATGGCGTGGGGCTGGAGCTCAGCGTCCGCGAAAACATCACACTGTCGAGCCTTGGCCGCTACACGCGCTTCGGCTTTCTCAATCGCAAGCGGGAAAACGACGATACCGACGAGCTGATCAAGCGGCTGCAGATCAAGACGGCCGGGCGCGAGGCGCTGGTCGGCACGCTCTCGGGCGGCAACCAGCAGAAGGTGGCGATCGCCAAATGGCTGAGCCGCCGGTCGGAGATCTATCTGCTTGATGAGCCGACCGTCGGCGTCGACATCGGCTCGAAAGTCGAAATCTATTCGCTCATCGGCGAGCTTGCCGCGCGAGGTGCCGGTGTGATCGTGCTGTCTTCGGACCTGCAGGAGCTTGTGGGCATTACCGACAGGATTCTCGTATTGTTTCGCGGCCGCGTCACGCGCGAACTGATCTCCTCTCAGACCACAACGGACGAAGTGCTGTCGGCATCGACCGGCGCCCTGGAAGGATTGCGCCATGTCGGCTGATGTTCAGTTTGCCTCCCTCCCCGAGCGTCCGACAGCGCATACTCTGCCAACAGGCGGCAAGCTTGCGGCTGCGGCCTTGCGGTTCGGTTCGCTGCTTGCCTTCGCAGCTATCCTGGTGATTTTCGCGCTGACCGCGCCCTATTTCCTGACGGTCGGCAATATCGGCAACGTGCTTGGACAATCGGCCATTTCGGGCGTCCTCGCCATCGGCCTGACGATCGTGCTCATCGCCGGCGGCTCCAATGTCGTCACGGGCGGCATAGACCTCTCGCTTGCCGCTAATATGGGGCTGAGCGCCGCGGTCTACGCAACCCTTATCCAACTCGGCTTCAGCGATGCGGTCGCTGCAGTGGGTGCGCTGGCCACCGGTCTGGCGATCGGCGCCGTCAATGCGCTGGCGATCGTTTTTGCCGGTATCGTGCCGTTGCTGGCGACCCTTGCCGTGATGAATGTCGTCGCCGGGCTGGAGCTGGTGCTGACGCAGAACACGGTGCTTCCCGCCTCGACTGACCTCCTGACCGTTCTGTCATCTTCGGACGGCTTCGGCATCCCGATCCTCGCCTATGTGCTGATCGGCTTTACCATCATCGTCACGGCGATCGTGCAATTCACCCCACTCGGCCTCAGGCTCTATGCCGTCGGCGAATTTCCGGAGGCCGCACGCGCTGCCGGCTTGCCGTTGAAGAGCCTGGTCGCGGGAGCCTTCGTTGCCAGCGGCTTCTGCGGTGGCGTCGCCGGCATCCTGTCCGTCGCCTATCTCAGCGGCAGCACCACCGGCTCCGGCGAAATGCTGCTTCCCGTCGTCGTCACCGCATTGCTCGGCTCGGTCTTCTCCCGCCGGCTCGTGCCGACCATCGGCGGCACGCTGATCTCGACACTGTTCGTCGGCTTCCTGATCAACGGTTTCCAGCTCCTCAACCTGCCGAGCACGCTGGTCAGCGGCGTTCAGGGCCTGCTGATCCTCATCGTGGTCTCCGCCACGACACTGCTGCGCAAACGGGAGGTCTAAGCCATGACCGCTGCCATTGCCCCGACACGATCATTCGCCGGCCTCGCCCGTTATGGGCTCATTATCGCTCTTGTCCTCGTCTTCTCATTGTTTTCGACCGTGGCGCCGACATTCCTGAGCGTCGGCAATCTGCAGAGCATTCTCGTCAACAATTTCACGCTGCTGGCCATCGTCTCGGTCGCCATGACCTTCGCCGTTGCCGCCGGCGGCATCGATCTTTCTGTAGGAACGGCGGTCGATTTCGCAAGCTTCGCCTTCGTTTCCGGTATCCTTGCGGGCCTGCCCGTGCCGCTGGCGGCCCTGGCAGGCCTTGGCGCGGGAGCCCTGGTCGGCGTCGTCAATGCCATCCTGATTTCGGCAATCGGCGTATCACCATTCCTGGCAACGCTCGGAACGCTGTTCATTGGCCGCAGCATTCAGCAGCTGCTCACGGATGGCGGAAATCCGGTCTATCTGCCTCCATCAGGCGTGCCCGCAGCTTTCCGCTTTATCGGGCATGGGACAGTTGCCGGCCTGCCGGTGCCGCCTCTGATCGCCGCGGTGATCATCGCGGGTGCGGCACTGCTGTTTGCACGCATGCGCTTCGGCCGCGTCGTGCTTGCCATCGGCATCCAGCCGCGCACGGTGCGCTATTCGGGCATCGGACTGGCAAAGCATGTGGCCGTGACCTTCATTCTTGCGAGCACGATTGCCGCCTTTGCCGGGCTGATCCTGACGGCGACGGTCACCGTCTATATCCCCTCCTCCGGCAACGGCTTCATGCTGAACGCCATCGGCGCCACCTTCATCGGCACGACGTTTTCGCCACTGGGGCGCCCGAATGTCGCCGGCACGGTGCTTGGCGTTCTGCTCTTGAGCATCGTCGCCAACGGCCTGCTGCTGACGGGCCTTAACTTCTATTGGCAGCAGGTCGGCACCGGCCTTCTGATCTTCGTCGTGCTCGCCTTCAGCTTCGTCAACAAGAAAGCCGTCGGCGCCTGAGCGCCGGCCGAACGATACAATCGCAGGAAAATAGCAAGATGACACGCCAAATCAGGCTCAATGCCTTCGACATGAACTGCGTCGGACACCAGTCACCGGGCCTGTGGCGCCATCCGCGCGACAAATCCTGGACCTATAAGGATCTCGATTATTGGGTTCATCTGGCAAAGACGCTGGAGCGCGGCAAGTTCGACGGCCTCTTCATTGCCGACGTGCTCGGGGTCTATGATGTGCTGAACGGCAATGTCGATGCCGCATTGCGCCATTCGGCGCAGGTGCCGGTCAACGATCCGCTGCAGCTCATCCCGACAATGGCCTATGAGACCGAACATCTCGGCTTCGGGCTCACCGCTTCGCTCTCCTTCGAGCATCCCTATACGTTTGCCCGGCGCATCTCCACACTCGATCACCTGACGAAGGGGCGCGTCGGCTGGAACATCGTCACCTCCTATTTGAACAGCGGCGCGCTGAATATCGGCCAGTCGACCCAAACGCAGCATGACGACCGCTATGCGCTGGCCGAGGAATATCTCGAAGTCTGCTACAAGCTCTGGGAAGGCAGCTGGGAAGATGACGCCGTCGTTCGCGATCGCGAAGCGGGCATTTTCACGCGGCCGGAAAAGGTGCACCCGATCCGCCATTCCGGCAAGCATTTCAACGTTCCCGGCATTCATCTGTGCGAGCCGTCGCCGCAGCGCACCCCGGTGCTTTACCAGGCGGGTGCTTCCAGCCGCGGCAAGGATTTCGCCGGTGCCCATGCCGAATGCATTTTCGTGGCAGCACCTTCGAAGGCGGTCCTGAAGCGTTATGTCGCCAATGTTCGCGAGGCGGCCGAGCGCGTCGGTCGCAACCCGCGTGAAATCCTCGCCTTCAATCTCCAGACCGT
Above is a window of Rhizobium sp. CCGE531 DNA encoding:
- a CDS encoding SfnB family sulfur acquisition oxidoreductase, producing MNAQLHHINAKHPEAALLETEQQALAVAQELAQRFAATASERDSERLLPFAEMDALALSGLLAITVPEEYGGLDVSNATLAEITAILAQADGSIGQIPQNHFYILEALRIDGSEDQKRYFFGRALAGDRFGNALSERGTKTVGHYETRITRDGPGYRINGRKFYSTGVLFADWVTVFALDEADKLVMAFVPKGTEGIEIIDDWDGFGQRTTGSGTTVLDNVYVNADHVVLHHKGFERPTTIGAVGQIIHAGVDLGIARAAFAETLDFVQTRSRPWTDSGVERASDDPLTIAKVGQIAIRLEAATATIERAGRKVDAAQVETTEKRVVEATLAVAAAKVLTTEIAIEATNTLFELAGTASVKLDLNLDRHWRNARTHTLHDPVRWKYHVVGNYHLNDVIPPKNGAL
- a CDS encoding acyl-CoA dehydrogenase family protein — its product is MSQSNVVFASNRNATREDLFARAEEIAADLSKRAAELDREGRPPLGEIVKLKNAGLLNALYAQQIGGGGLDWVDGLRLVRILARGESSIGQLLGYHYVNSQYVYWAFDEARAQELGGKTVANSLYWGAAVNPRDPGLVLTRRGNGYVLNGRKSFSTAARVSDYINANAALDDRIVGFAVPTNRAGYKANDDWDNFGQRLSDSGSVEFHDFPVYEEDLDRAASLGGEAPVLATFNTPLIQLVFVNFYLGTAEGALREAVDYVRTTTRPWITSGVERASDDPYILERVGEFTAALKASAALADSAAAAVQEALAKGYKATARERGEAAAEAYAAKVHATHVSLDITSRVFELTGARSTAEKYRFDRYWRNVRTHTLHDPVFYKAKEVGEFVLNDRIPEVSLYS
- a CDS encoding substrate-binding domain-containing protein, which encodes MKFITRLTLSAVAPLLLTQAALAAGVNGAPAPFDKGGVKVALVSYISAGDFFQAYQAGAEAQAKALDIDLRVFPGRQDAAAQREQILQAINLGVSAIVIDHGLPESLGDVVQQALDKGIKVVAFDVNLNNPKIPQVEQSDHELADLALKQVVKDNGASFKAGYVYVAGFAPLDRRNEVWDTFKKQNAGVVEKARFGNVSDTTATSTADQAKAVLTANPDITVVFAPYDEFARGVKLAATDLGITDKLKIYSADVSTADIQEITEPGSPWVATVATNPAVVGAISIRAAALQVAGQEVPHQITVKPTLLTQEGLRAAGVRTIEELAQKVPAFSTSDAVTASWIPDKLF
- a CDS encoding sugar ABC transporter substrate-binding protein, which translates into the protein MTKGQTTGLGRRDILKWTAVAGTALAASSILSKTAAADDALSLKGKRIAISATGTDHYFDLQAYNAQIDEVKRLGGTPIAVDAGRNDGKLVSQLQTLIAQKPDAIVQILGTLSVIDPWLKKARDAGIPVLTVDVGSTNSLNNTTSDNWGIGKDLALQLVSDIGGEGNIVVFNGFYGVTPCAIRYDQLVNVVKYFPKVKIIQPELRDVIPNTVQDAFTQITAILNKYPEKGSIKAIWSAWDIPQLGATQALAAAGRTEIRTYGVDGSPEVLQLVADPNSPAGADAAQQPAEIGRTAIRNVAKLLSGQTLPRETYVPALLANKRNVADVIKTLGIG
- a CDS encoding sugar ABC transporter ATP-binding protein: MTTAEQATTVDNTQHILRFDSIVKRFGGAQALAGASLVIRRGTVHGLVGQNGAGKSTLIKLLAGLHTQDEGRIEIEGRVYDRLTPHLCEGLGIHFIHQDRLLVPTFTVGESLFLGREIRLGKTPFLDRSTMQRRADELLANYFGVDLPKNALISELSTAERQIVQITRALLHKPKILVFDEPTAALVRQEAEILFRLIRRLRSEGVTIVYISHYLNEIEALCDDVTVLRNGVDVACLTKGGISAGRIASLMIERDIADMFPKRKIELGKEIVKVKNLSATGRFHDVSLSLHRGEILGITGLLGSGAKDLVRTLFGLQTATSGTIDIDARGLKPRNPVEAVDRQIALVPEDRRGHGVGLELSVRENITLSSLGRYTRFGFLNRKRENDDTDELIKRLQIKTAGREALVGTLSGGNQQKVAIAKWLSRRSEIYLLDEPTVGVDIGSKVEIYSLIGELAARGAGVIVLSSDLQELVGITDRILVLFRGRVTRELISSQTTTDEVLSASTGALEGLRHVG
- a CDS encoding ABC transporter permease, with protein sequence MSADVQFASLPERPTAHTLPTGGKLAAAALRFGSLLAFAAILVIFALTAPYFLTVGNIGNVLGQSAISGVLAIGLTIVLIAGGSNVVTGGIDLSLAANMGLSAAVYATLIQLGFSDAVAAVGALATGLAIGAVNALAIVFAGIVPLLATLAVMNVVAGLELVLTQNTVLPASTDLLTVLSSSDGFGIPILAYVLIGFTIIVTAIVQFTPLGLRLYAVGEFPEAARAAGLPLKSLVAGAFVASGFCGGVAGILSVAYLSGSTTGSGEMLLPVVVTALLGSVFSRRLVPTIGGTLISTLFVGFLINGFQLLNLPSTLVSGVQGLLILIVVSATTLLRKREV
- a CDS encoding ABC transporter permease, encoding MTAAIAPTRSFAGLARYGLIIALVLVFSLFSTVAPTFLSVGNLQSILVNNFTLLAIVSVAMTFAVAAGGIDLSVGTAVDFASFAFVSGILAGLPVPLAALAGLGAGALVGVVNAILISAIGVSPFLATLGTLFIGRSIQQLLTDGGNPVYLPPSGVPAAFRFIGHGTVAGLPVPPLIAAVIIAGAALLFARMRFGRVVLAIGIQPRTVRYSGIGLAKHVAVTFILASTIAAFAGLILTATVTVYIPSSGNGFMLNAIGATFIGTTFSPLGRPNVAGTVLGVLLLSIVANGLLLTGLNFYWQQVGTGLLIFVVLAFSFVNKKAVGA
- a CDS encoding LLM class flavin-dependent oxidoreductase, whose product is MTRQIRLNAFDMNCVGHQSPGLWRHPRDKSWTYKDLDYWVHLAKTLERGKFDGLFIADVLGVYDVLNGNVDAALRHSAQVPVNDPLQLIPTMAYETEHLGFGLTASLSFEHPYTFARRISTLDHLTKGRVGWNIVTSYLNSGALNIGQSTQTQHDDRYALAEEYLEVCYKLWEGSWEDDAVVRDREAGIFTRPEKVHPIRHSGKHFNVPGIHLCEPSPQRTPVLYQAGASSRGKDFAGAHAECIFVAAPSKAVLKRYVANVREAAERVGRNPREILAFNLQTVILGETDAEAQRKFDEYRQYISLEGAQALISGWTGIDFGQFAPDEVLRHRHTNAVQSAVETFTTIDPGKEWTAREMADWVGIGGFGPVFVGSPQTVADLMEEWVADTDVDGFNLAYAVTPESFEDAVDLLVPELQKRGVYKTEYRAGTLREKLDGNSPRLAAPHPATGYRNLGEAAALSRRVG